In the genome of Nocardioides marmoribigeumensis, one region contains:
- a CDS encoding PLD nuclease N-terminal domain-containing protein has product MIKLELAFGLLVLALWVFSVIDVITSDEGAIRYLPKVPWLLLVLFFPLAGSVAWLVAGRPAGPPTPRPYERAAPAYPEYDRPGRAAAGSPGEDEAFLARVRERAEEQRRAYEQRRRPEEAGGAEGAGGPGGA; this is encoded by the coding sequence ATGATCAAGCTCGAGCTCGCCTTCGGACTGCTCGTCCTGGCGCTCTGGGTCTTCTCGGTGATCGACGTCATCACCAGCGACGAGGGGGCCATCCGCTACCTGCCCAAGGTGCCCTGGCTCCTCCTGGTGCTGTTCTTCCCGCTGGCCGGCTCCGTCGCGTGGCTCGTGGCCGGTCGTCCCGCCGGTCCTCCCACGCCCCGGCCCTACGAGCGCGCCGCCCCCGCCTACCCGGAGTACGACCGTCCCGGCCGCGCCGCCGCCGGCAGCCCGGGCGAGGACGAGGCCTTCCTCGCGCGCGTCCGCGAGCGGGCCGAGGAGCAGCGGCGCGCCTACGAGCAGCGCCGACGGCCGGAGGAGGCCGGCGGGGCCGAGGGCGCCGGCGGACCGGGCGGGGCCTGA
- a CDS encoding 3'(2'),5'-bisphosphate nucleotidase CysQ: protein MTDHEPEQALSDVVSGFDPGTPAPGLDDHGLAAWLATAAGDLLTQVRATGLEGKALKDAGDGAAHDLLMRLLAEHRPGDAVLSEEGKDDKVRLTSSRAWIVDPLDGTREFSEPPREDWAVHVALWEGHDGEGDLVAGAVAQPGLGRTFHTGEPPVVPERTSERPRIAVSRTRPPAFVQALAEEIGAELVPMGSAGAKVISVVRDVSDAYVHAGGQYEWDSAAPVAVARAVGLHTSRVDGSPLRYNQDEVLLPDLVVCRPELAEPILAFVRRHGTE from the coding sequence GTGACCGACCACGAGCCCGAGCAGGCCCTCTCCGACGTCGTCTCCGGGTTCGACCCGGGCACCCCCGCGCCAGGCCTCGACGACCACGGTCTCGCCGCCTGGCTGGCGACGGCGGCGGGCGACCTCCTCACCCAGGTGCGGGCGACCGGGCTCGAGGGCAAGGCCCTCAAGGACGCCGGTGACGGCGCCGCGCACGATCTCCTGATGCGGCTGCTGGCCGAGCACCGCCCCGGCGACGCGGTGCTGTCGGAGGAGGGCAAGGACGACAAGGTCCGCCTCACCTCCTCGCGCGCCTGGATCGTCGACCCGTTGGACGGCACGCGCGAGTTCTCCGAGCCCCCGCGCGAGGACTGGGCGGTGCACGTCGCTCTCTGGGAGGGGCACGACGGTGAGGGCGACCTCGTCGCCGGCGCCGTGGCGCAGCCCGGCCTGGGCCGCACGTTCCACACCGGTGAGCCGCCGGTCGTGCCCGAGCGCACGTCCGAGCGCCCGCGCATCGCGGTCTCCCGCACGCGCCCACCGGCCTTCGTGCAGGCGCTCGCGGAGGAGATCGGCGCCGAGCTGGTCCCGATGGGGTCGGCCGGGGCGAAGGTGATCTCCGTGGTGCGCGACGTCTCCGACGCCTACGTCCACGCCGGCGGCCAGTACGAGTGGGACTCCGCCGCGCCGGTGGCGGTCGCGCGCGCCGTGGGCCTGCACACGAGCCGCGTGGACGGCAGCCCGCTGCGCTACAACCAGGACGAGGTCCTGCTGCCCGACCTCGTCGTGTGCCGCCCCGAGCTGGCCGAGCCCATCCTGGCCTTCGTCCGCCGCCACGGCACCGAGTGA
- a CDS encoding cellulase family glycosylhydrolase has protein sequence MTVAAVRPTAPHTLLKALVATVTSAVLAALLVTVATASTASPAGAATTTGPGLGAQWHATWSDQTDTDRAKELDAMSANGVQWVRIDVGWAMLQPQAGTYDTGWAVPFVQKQIEAAKARGLKVLVTFWRTPDWANGGKGPLAAPTDPRTYGTALAHFVSLWKGKVDAWEIWNEPNSADFFVGADPAKYTALLKAGYTAAHAADPGVNIVFGGTMYVDTPWIQKTYDAGAKNYFDTMAVHPYMGPADAAPETPANGNIWTMMYTDTLVSLMATRGDSAKPIWFTEFGWSVHDNSSTTEPWNRGVTEATQADYFQRAVALTQKRWPQVETMIWYNSRDKNTGNAQQDGYGLMKRDFTPRAVLPLFKVLRGTVQLPTTSPTASPTSTPTSTPTSTPTSTPTSTPTSTPTTAPTSDPTSEPRIIPTMRRQTLVPSGSRWKFNDSGRKAWGWKKIRFNARSWKTGTSVLGYGDEGLRSRVHASRMTYAFRKNLWIAKPGATSRFWLQVQRDDAIAVYVNNRRVWTDNLPSGFSWGTPARTTISDIDAETTWLSRSFSSRLLRKGKNVIAVEIHNADRSSSDVRFDLKMFRMLKTS, from the coding sequence ATGACTGTTGCTGCCGTGCGCCCCACAGCACCGCACACCCTGCTGAAGGCCCTGGTGGCCACCGTGACGTCGGCCGTCCTGGCTGCGCTGCTGGTCACCGTGGCGACCGCCTCGACCGCATCCCCCGCGGGCGCGGCGACCACGACCGGCCCCGGTCTCGGCGCGCAGTGGCACGCCACCTGGTCCGACCAGACCGACACCGACCGCGCCAAGGAGCTCGACGCGATGTCGGCCAACGGCGTCCAGTGGGTGCGCATCGACGTCGGCTGGGCGATGCTCCAGCCCCAGGCCGGCACCTACGACACCGGCTGGGCCGTGCCCTTCGTCCAGAAGCAGATCGAGGCGGCGAAGGCCCGCGGCCTCAAGGTCCTGGTCACCTTCTGGCGCACGCCCGACTGGGCCAACGGCGGCAAGGGTCCCCTCGCCGCCCCGACCGACCCCCGGACCTACGGCACCGCACTGGCGCACTTCGTGTCGCTGTGGAAGGGCAAGGTCGACGCCTGGGAGATCTGGAACGAGCCCAACTCCGCCGACTTCTTCGTCGGCGCCGACCCCGCGAAGTACACGGCGCTGCTCAAGGCGGGCTACACCGCGGCCCACGCCGCCGACCCGGGCGTCAACATCGTCTTCGGCGGCACGATGTACGTCGACACGCCCTGGATCCAGAAGACCTACGACGCCGGCGCCAAGAACTACTTCGACACCATGGCCGTGCACCCCTACATGGGCCCCGCCGACGCCGCCCCCGAGACGCCGGCCAACGGCAACATCTGGACGATGATGTACACCGACACGCTGGTCTCCCTCATGGCCACCCGTGGCGACTCCGCCAAGCCGATCTGGTTCACCGAGTTCGGCTGGTCGGTGCACGACAACAGCTCGACCACCGAGCCGTGGAACCGCGGCGTCACCGAGGCGACCCAGGCCGACTACTTCCAGCGCGCCGTCGCCCTCACCCAGAAGCGCTGGCCCCAGGTCGAGACGATGATCTGGTACAACAGCCGCGACAAGAACACCGGCAACGCCCAGCAGGACGGCTACGGCCTGATGAAGCGCGACTTCACCCCGCGCGCGGTCCTCCCCCTCTTCAAGGTCCTGCGTGGCACCGTCCAGCTGCCCACCACCAGCCCCACCGCGTCTCCGACCAGCACCCCCACCAGCACCCCGACCAGCACCCCGACCAGCACCCCCACCAGCACCCCAACCAGCACCCCCACCACGGCCCCGACCTCCGACCCCACGTCCGAGCCTCGGATCATCCCCACGATGCGGCGGCAGACGCTCGTGCCGAGCGGGTCGCGCTGGAAGTTCAACGACTCCGGCCGCAAGGCCTGGGGTTGGAAGAAGATCCGGTTCAACGCCCGCTCCTGGAAGACCGGCACCTCGGTGCTCGGCTACGGCGACGAGGGCCTGCGCTCCCGGGTGCACGCCTCGCGCATGACCTACGCGTTCCGCAAGAACCTCTGGATCGCCAAGCCCGGCGCCACCAGCCGCTTCTGGCTCCAGGTGCAGCGCGACGACGCCATCGCGGTCTACGTCAACAACCGTCGCGTCTGGACCGACAACCTGCCCAGCGGCTTCAGCTGGGGCACGCCGGCGCGGACCACGATCTCCGACATCGACGCCGAGACCACCTGGCTCAGCCGCAGCTTCTCCAGCCGGCTGCTGCGCAAGGGCAAGAACGTGATCGCGGTCGAGATCCACAACGCCGACCGGAGCTCGTCCGACGTGCGCTTCGACCTCAAGATGTTCCGGATGCTGAAGACCAGCTGA
- a CDS encoding exopolysaccharide biosynthesis polyprenyl glycosylphosphotransferase, whose product MPTMPSTGTATTARGMQRSVARSVPAEQRRRGAIHLEVGLAMMAAATTALTMTTDAVLLCGQLVLWGTLAYRRSVPLAGPPLRQVRPLFQSLGIVLALTSLGIALGLNDLAGPALALPICAAALAAAVGRLLMLRLAGPMRVLVVGDLMAASRAGLTWRGSRQVKVVGNIVVQPEQTSAEPLKELLGVPVWSDLDQLPALAEASQADLVVLAPGTGLTSADVRRITWALQDHHAGVAMLGLFDAVAPERIRAGRLGNETLCEIDPPKGSPVATFLKGAFDRLAAALLLVVAAPVMAAVALAVKLDSRGPVLFRQTRVGRHGALFTVLKVRTMRSDAEEVKAELIDSNEFDGVLFKIKRDPRVTRVGQFLRKFSLDELPQLLNVLRGEMSLIGPRPFLPAETAQMAADDLRRLAVKPGITGLWQVSGRSDLDWDESVALDTYYADNWSLGSDVQIALRTVGAVINAKGAY is encoded by the coding sequence ATGCCGACGATGCCTTCGACGGGCACCGCCACGACCGCGCGGGGGATGCAGCGGTCCGTCGCCCGCTCGGTGCCTGCCGAGCAGCGACGACGAGGCGCGATCCACCTCGAGGTGGGTCTTGCCATGATGGCGGCCGCCACGACGGCTCTCACCATGACCACCGACGCGGTCCTCCTCTGCGGCCAGCTGGTGCTCTGGGGCACCCTGGCCTACCGCCGCTCGGTCCCGCTGGCCGGACCGCCGCTGCGCCAGGTCCGTCCGCTCTTCCAGTCCCTCGGCATCGTGCTCGCGCTGACCTCGCTCGGCATCGCGCTGGGTCTCAACGACCTGGCCGGGCCTGCGCTCGCGCTGCCGATCTGCGCCGCCGCCCTCGCGGCGGCGGTCGGGCGGCTGCTCATGCTCCGACTGGCCGGCCCGATGCGCGTGCTGGTCGTGGGGGACCTCATGGCCGCCTCCCGGGCCGGACTGACCTGGCGGGGGAGCCGCCAGGTGAAGGTCGTGGGCAACATCGTCGTCCAGCCCGAGCAGACCTCGGCCGAGCCGCTCAAGGAGCTCCTGGGCGTGCCCGTGTGGAGCGACCTCGACCAGCTGCCCGCGCTCGCCGAGGCCAGCCAGGCCGACCTCGTGGTCCTGGCGCCCGGCACCGGGCTCACCAGCGCCGACGTACGCCGGATCACCTGGGCGCTGCAGGACCACCACGCCGGTGTCGCGATGCTCGGCCTGTTCGACGCCGTCGCGCCCGAGCGCATCCGCGCCGGCCGCCTCGGCAACGAGACGCTCTGCGAGATCGACCCGCCCAAGGGCTCGCCGGTCGCGACGTTCCTCAAGGGCGCCTTCGACCGCCTCGCCGCGGCGCTGCTGCTGGTGGTGGCCGCGCCCGTGATGGCGGCGGTCGCGCTGGCGGTCAAGCTCGACAGCCGTGGACCCGTGCTCTTCCGCCAGACGCGGGTGGGGCGGCACGGCGCGCTGTTCACCGTCCTCAAGGTCCGCACGATGCGCTCCGACGCCGAGGAGGTCAAGGCCGAGCTGATCGACTCCAACGAGTTCGACGGGGTCCTGTTCAAGATCAAGCGCGACCCGCGGGTGACCCGGGTGGGCCAGTTCCTGCGGAAGTTCTCCCTCGACGAGCTGCCCCAGCTGCTCAACGTGCTGCGCGGCGAGATGTCGCTGATCGGACCGCGCCCGTTCCTGCCCGCCGAGACCGCCCAGATGGCCGCCGACGACCTGCGGCGCCTCGCGGTCAAGCCCGGCATCACCGGGCTGTGGCAGGTCAGCGGTCGCTCCGACCTCGACTGGGACGAGTCGGTGGCCCTGGACACCTACTACGCCGACAACTGGAGCCTCGGCTCCGACGTGCAGATCGCCCTGCGCACGGTCGGTGCGGTGATCAACGCCAAGGGCGCCTACTGA
- the pth gene encoding aminoacyl-tRNA hydrolase, whose protein sequence is MNLRRAGAAEPSDTWLVVGLGNPGPSYARTRHNVGYRVVDELADQVGGRLRRHKSQHADVLEGRLQVGGPRLVLGRARTYMNESGGPVKSLMTFYRVRTDHLIVVHDELDLPFGGLRVKLGGGDNGHNGLRSIRSALGSGDYHRVRVGIGRPTGRLVTSDYVLGPFSPGEEAELSLLLDRSAEAVASLMEQGLEKTQQSFNNART, encoded by the coding sequence GTGAACCTGCGACGGGCCGGGGCCGCCGAGCCGTCCGACACCTGGTTGGTGGTCGGGCTCGGCAACCCCGGCCCGTCCTACGCCCGCACGCGCCACAACGTCGGCTACCGCGTGGTCGACGAGCTGGCCGACCAGGTCGGCGGGCGGCTGCGGCGCCACAAGTCCCAGCACGCCGACGTGCTGGAGGGGCGGCTGCAGGTCGGCGGCCCCCGCCTGGTGCTCGGCCGGGCCCGCACCTACATGAACGAGTCGGGCGGTCCGGTGAAGTCGCTCATGACCTTCTACCGGGTCCGGACGGACCACCTGATCGTGGTCCACGACGAGCTCGACCTGCCGTTCGGCGGGCTCCGGGTCAAGCTGGGTGGCGGGGACAACGGTCACAACGGACTACGGTCGATCAGAAGTGCCCTCGGCAGCGGCGACTACCATCGGGTGCGAGTGGGCATCGGGAGGCCAACGGGCCGGCTGGTGACGTCGGACTACGTTCTGGGGCCGTTCAGCCCTGGTGAGGAAGCCGAGCTTTCTTTACTGTTGGACCGTAGCGCCGAGGCTGTCGCCTCGTTGATGGAGCAGGGGTTGGAGAAAACCCAGCAGAGCTTCAACAACGCCAGGACGTAG
- a CDS encoding cellulase family glycosylhydrolase codes for MKLPARALVASLVTTVVTGILVTLGTGLAPAGAATNPIPGLGAQWHATWSNQTDTDRAKELDAMSANGVQWVRIDVGWAMLQPQAGTYDTGWAVPFVQKQIEAAKARGLKVLVTFWRTPDWANGGKGPLTAPTDPATYGTALAHFVSLWKGKVDAWEIWNEPNSSDFLVGADPVQYTALLKAGYTAAHAADPGVNIVFGGTMYVDTPWIQKTYDAGAKNYFDTMAVHPYMGPADAAPETPANGNIWTMMYTDTLVSLMATRGDSAKPIWFTEFGWSVHDNSSTTEPWNRGVTEATQADYFKRAVALTQSRWPQVTNMIWYNSRDKDTGNAQQDGYGLMKRDFTPRTILPLFGQLAGSTGATTTTTTTTSPTATATPTATATATPTATATATPTATATATPTATATATTSTTTSTAPTQVLIPSGATWRYNDSGSMQRGWSSTSFKDSRWKQGVAQLGYGDSDIVTRVASGRMTYAFRRTVSVTDPGRTSTFTLSVQRDDAVAVYVNGRLAWTDNLPSSFSWGTPAATTIYDNAVESTWISKTLPTSLLVSGTNVIAVEVHNADTTSSDIKFNLKMER; via the coding sequence ATGAAGCTGCCTGCCCGCGCGCTCGTCGCGAGCCTGGTGACCACCGTCGTCACCGGAATCCTCGTCACCCTCGGCACCGGCCTTGCCCCCGCCGGTGCCGCCACCAACCCGATCCCCGGCCTCGGCGCGCAGTGGCACGCCACCTGGTCGAACCAGACCGACACCGACCGCGCCAAGGAGCTCGACGCGATGTCGGCCAACGGCGTCCAGTGGGTTCGCATCGACGTCGGCTGGGCGATGCTCCAGCCCCAGGCCGGCACCTACGACACCGGCTGGGCCGTGCCCTTCGTCCAGAAGCAGATCGAGGCGGCGAAGGCCCGCGGCCTCAAGGTGCTCGTCACCTTCTGGCGCACGCCCGACTGGGCCAACGGCGGCAAGGGCCCCCTGACCGCTCCGACCGACCCGGCGACGTACGGCACCGCGCTGGCGCACTTCGTGTCGCTGTGGAAGGGCAAGGTCGACGCCTGGGAGATCTGGAACGAGCCCAACTCCTCGGACTTCCTCGTCGGCGCCGACCCGGTGCAGTACACCGCGCTGCTCAAGGCGGGCTACACCGCGGCCCACGCCGCCGACCCGGGCGTCAACATCGTCTTCGGCGGCACGATGTACGTCGACACGCCCTGGATCCAGAAGACCTACGACGCCGGCGCCAAGAACTACTTCGACACCATGGCCGTGCACCCCTACATGGGCCCCGCCGACGCCGCCCCCGAGACGCCGGCCAACGGCAACATCTGGACGATGATGTACACCGACACGCTGGTCTCCCTCATGGCCACCCGTGGCGACTCCGCCAAGCCGATCTGGTTCACCGAGTTCGGCTGGTCGGTGCACGACAACAGCTCGACCACCGAGCCGTGGAACCGCGGTGTCACCGAGGCGACCCAGGCCGACTACTTCAAGCGTGCCGTCGCCCTCACCCAGAGCCGCTGGCCCCAGGTCACCAACATGATCTGGTACAACAGCCGCGACAAGGACACCGGCAACGCCCAGCAGGACGGCTACGGCCTGATGAAGCGCGACTTCACCCCGCGCACGATCCTCCCGCTGTTCGGGCAGCTGGCGGGCTCCACCGGCGCCACGACGACCACCACCACCACCACGAGCCCGACCGCCACCGCGACGCCCACGGCGACCGCCACGGCCACGCCCACGGCGACCGCCACGGCCACCCCCACCGCCACGGCCACCGCGACCCCCACCGCGACGGCCACCGCCACCACGTCGACCACCACGTCGACGGCCCCCACCCAGGTGCTCATCCCCTCCGGAGCGACCTGGCGCTACAACGACTCGGGGTCGATGCAGAGGGGCTGGAGCTCCACGAGCTTCAAGGACTCCAGGTGGAAGCAGGGCGTCGCCCAGCTGGGCTACGGCGACAGCGACATCGTGACCCGGGTCGCCTCGGGCAGGATGACCTACGCCTTCCGGCGCACCGTCTCGGTGACCGACCCGGGTCGGACCTCGACGTTCACGCTGTCCGTGCAGCGTGACGACGCGGTCGCCGTCTACGTCAACGGCCGGCTCGCCTGGACCGACAACCTGCCCAGCAGCTTCAGCTGGGGCACGCCGGCGGCCACCACGATCTACGACAACGCCGTCGAGTCCACCTGGATCTCCAAGACGCTCCCCACGAGCCTCCTGGTGAGTGGCACCAACGTGATCGCGGTCGAGGTGCACAACGCCGACACGACCTCCTCGGACATCAAGTTCAACCTGAAGATGGAGCGCTGA
- a CDS encoding 50S ribosomal protein L25/general stress protein Ctc, translated as MSETKLTAETRTEFGKGAARRIRREHKVPAVLYGHGTDPVHITLPGHDTMLALKHGGTNALLAIDVDGKETLVLPKQVQRHPVKGELEHLDLLIVRRGEKVVVEVPVHVVGEAASETLVTVDHATLSVEAEATHIPDFFEVSVEGAEAGTQILAKDVELPSGSALMTDAEALVVNVSAAPTAEEVEAELADAEAEAGIEHEASDKELEAEAAAEGESSTDSGDAAEGSTEE; from the coding sequence ATGTCCGAGACCAAGCTGACCGCGGAGACCCGCACCGAGTTCGGCAAGGGCGCCGCCCGCCGCATTCGCCGCGAGCACAAGGTTCCTGCCGTCCTCTACGGCCACGGCACCGACCCCGTGCACATCACGCTGCCGGGCCACGACACGATGCTGGCGCTCAAGCACGGCGGCACCAACGCGCTGCTGGCGATCGACGTCGACGGCAAGGAGACCCTGGTGCTGCCCAAGCAGGTCCAGCGGCACCCGGTCAAGGGCGAGCTGGAGCACCTCGACCTGCTGATCGTCCGCCGCGGCGAGAAGGTCGTCGTCGAGGTCCCCGTCCACGTGGTCGGCGAGGCCGCGTCCGAGACACTGGTGACCGTCGACCACGCCACCTTGTCGGTCGAGGCCGAGGCCACCCACATCCCCGACTTCTTCGAGGTCTCGGTCGAGGGTGCCGAGGCCGGCACCCAGATCCTGGCCAAGGACGTCGAGCTGCCGTCCGGCTCGGCCCTCATGACCGACGCCGAGGCCCTCGTGGTCAACGTCTCGGCCGCCCCGACCGCGGAGGAGGTCGAGGCCGAGCTCGCCGACGCCGAGGCCGAGGCCGGCATCGAGCACGAGGCCTCCGACAAGGAGCTCGAGGCCGAGGCTGCCGCCGAGGGCGAGTCCTCCACCGACTCCGGCGACGCGGCCGAGGGCTCCACCGAGGAGTGA
- a CDS encoding HAD family hydrolase has protein sequence MSAPRPAAVLWDADGVLQTVPRGWEHTMRPVVEGHVDDVEAFLVEAFEAEAPSLRGEVPWSRQLTDLLERWGVPELHDRALEVWFTIIPVTGSRDLVRRVRLGGTGCHLASNQDRTRAEHMVTEVGYDELLDGCFFSCFLGIAKPEPAFFRAILDELALVPEQVLFVDDNPVNVAAAEGLGIRSLCWNDREDLDLLESWLRGQGALDDRGPAHVAPARTISGPWA, from the coding sequence GTGAGCGCACCGCGGCCCGCAGCGGTCCTGTGGGACGCCGACGGGGTGCTGCAGACCGTGCCCCGGGGGTGGGAGCACACGATGCGTCCCGTCGTCGAGGGCCACGTCGACGACGTCGAGGCGTTCCTGGTCGAGGCGTTCGAGGCCGAGGCGCCGTCGTTGCGTGGCGAGGTGCCCTGGTCGCGCCAGCTCACCGACCTGCTCGAGCGCTGGGGGGTGCCGGAGCTGCACGACCGCGCCCTGGAGGTGTGGTTCACCATCATCCCCGTGACCGGGTCGCGCGACCTGGTCCGCCGCGTCCGCTTGGGCGGGACCGGCTGCCACCTGGCCAGCAACCAGGACCGCACCCGGGCCGAGCACATGGTCACCGAGGTCGGCTACGACGAGCTGCTCGACGGCTGCTTCTTCAGCTGCTTCCTCGGGATCGCCAAGCCGGAGCCGGCCTTCTTCCGCGCGATCCTGGACGAGCTCGCCCTCGTGCCGGAGCAGGTGCTGTTCGTCGACGACAACCCGGTCAACGTCGCGGCCGCGGAGGGGCTCGGCATCCGGTCCCTGTGCTGGAACGACCGGGAGGACCTCGACCTGCTCGAGTCCTGGCTGCGTGGGCAGGGCGCGCTGGACGACCGAGGTCCCGCCCACGTGGCCCCCGCACGCACAATTTCAGGCCCTTGGGCCTAA
- a CDS encoding ribose-phosphate diphosphokinase gives MTSIKRTTEKNLMVFTGRAHPDLAEEVASLLGITLVPTTAYDFANSEIYVRFQESVRGSDAFVIQSHTAPVNEWIMEHLIMVDALKRASAKRITVVMPFYGYARQDKKHRGREPISARLIADLFATAGADRLIAVDLHTAQIQGFFDGPVDHLMALPILADYVRDRYGDQQLAVVSPDAGRIKVAEQWSSRLGGAPLAFIHKTRDITRPNESVANRVVGDVTGRICILVDDMIDTGGTIVKAAEALMNDGAAGVVIAATHAILSDPALDRLKNSPAVEVVVTNTLPIPDDRQFDKLTVLSIAPLISRAIQEVFEDGSVTSLFDGQA, from the coding sequence GTGACCAGCATCAAGCGGACCACCGAGAAGAACCTGATGGTCTTCACCGGCCGAGCGCACCCCGACCTGGCCGAGGAGGTCGCGTCCCTGCTGGGGATCACGCTGGTCCCGACCACCGCCTACGACTTCGCCAACAGCGAGATCTACGTGCGGTTCCAGGAGTCGGTGCGCGGCTCCGACGCCTTCGTGATCCAGAGCCACACGGCACCGGTCAACGAGTGGATCATGGAGCACCTGATCATGGTCGACGCGCTCAAGCGCGCCTCGGCCAAGCGCATCACGGTGGTGATGCCGTTCTACGGCTACGCCCGGCAGGACAAGAAGCACCGCGGCCGCGAGCCGATCTCGGCCCGCCTCATCGCCGACCTCTTCGCCACCGCCGGCGCCGACCGGCTCATCGCCGTCGACCTGCACACCGCGCAGATCCAGGGCTTCTTCGACGGCCCGGTCGACCACCTGATGGCGCTGCCGATCCTGGCCGACTACGTCAGGGACCGCTACGGAGACCAGCAGCTGGCCGTGGTCTCGCCCGACGCCGGCCGGATCAAGGTGGCCGAGCAGTGGTCGAGCCGCCTGGGTGGGGCGCCGCTGGCGTTCATCCACAAGACCCGCGACATCACGCGCCCCAACGAGTCGGTGGCCAACCGGGTCGTCGGTGACGTGACCGGCCGCATCTGCATCCTGGTCGACGACATGATCGACACCGGCGGCACGATCGTGAAGGCCGCCGAGGCGCTGATGAACGACGGCGCCGCCGGCGTCGTCATCGCCGCCACCCACGCGATCCTCAGCGACCCGGCGCTCGACCGGCTGAAGAACTCGCCGGCGGTCGAGGTGGTCGTCACCAACACGCTGCCGATCCCCGACGACCGCCAGTTCGACAAGCTCACCGTCCTGTCCATCGCACCGCTGATCAGCCGGGCGATCCAGGAGGTCTTCGAGGACGGGTCGGTCACCTCGCTGTTCGACGGCCAGGCCTGA
- the glmU gene encoding bifunctional UDP-N-acetylglucosamine diphosphorylase/glucosamine-1-phosphate N-acetyltransferase GlmU, whose translation MARPAAVIVLAAGSGTRMKSKTMKVLHPICGRSMVGHVLTAAVAVDARRVVAVVGHGREQVGPHVQEHVPGAVLAVQETQEGTGHAVRMGVEALLAADAEGTDGTVVVMTGDTPLLEGATLVDLVADHDAAGRAVTILTGELDDPFGYGRVVRDEAGEVLAVVEEKDATDEQRAVREINSGIYAFDGRFLADALGRITNDNAKGEYYLTDVVAIARADGASVGAHVTDDVMQTEGANDRAQLAALGAHLNRRTLDHWMREGVTVVDPSTTWIDVTVTLERDTTVLPGVQLLGATTVAEDAVVGPDSTLKDCEVGPGAKVVRTHGELAVIGAGANVGPFSYLRPGTVLGEGGKIGAFVETKNARIGDGAKVPHLSYVGDAEIGEQTNIGAGTIFANYDGVAKHRTTVGRHARTGSNNTFVAPVTIGDGAVTGGGTVVRRDVPAGALAVNDVQQRVVEGWVQERRPGTPAAEAAGAAGAAVAGADTGRDQTDTSQGATRDDGSPTPG comes from the coding sequence GTGGCGCGTCCTGCCGCCGTCATCGTCCTCGCCGCCGGCAGCGGCACCCGCATGAAGTCCAAGACGATGAAGGTCCTGCACCCGATCTGCGGACGCTCGATGGTGGGGCACGTGCTGACCGCCGCAGTCGCCGTCGACGCCCGCCGGGTCGTCGCGGTCGTGGGCCACGGCCGGGAGCAGGTCGGCCCGCACGTGCAGGAGCACGTGCCCGGGGCCGTGCTCGCGGTGCAGGAGACCCAGGAGGGCACGGGGCACGCGGTGCGCATGGGCGTCGAGGCCCTGCTCGCCGCCGACGCCGAGGGCACCGACGGCACGGTCGTGGTGATGACCGGCGACACCCCGCTGCTCGAGGGCGCCACCCTCGTCGACCTGGTGGCCGACCACGACGCCGCCGGCCGCGCGGTCACCATCCTCACCGGCGAGCTCGACGACCCCTTCGGCTACGGCCGGGTGGTGCGCGACGAGGCCGGCGAGGTCCTCGCCGTGGTGGAGGAGAAGGACGCCACCGACGAGCAGCGCGCGGTCCGCGAGATCAACTCCGGCATCTACGCCTTCGACGGCCGCTTCCTCGCCGACGCCCTCGGCCGGATCACCAACGACAACGCCAAGGGCGAGTACTACCTCACCGACGTCGTGGCGATCGCGCGCGCCGACGGTGCCTCCGTGGGCGCCCACGTCACCGACGACGTGATGCAGACCGAGGGGGCCAACGACCGCGCCCAGCTCGCCGCGCTCGGCGCGCACCTCAACCGCCGCACGCTCGACCACTGGATGCGGGAGGGCGTCACCGTCGTCGACCCGTCCACGACGTGGATCGACGTCACGGTCACGCTCGAGCGCGACACGACGGTCCTGCCCGGCGTCCAGCTCCTGGGTGCGACCACGGTCGCCGAGGACGCGGTCGTGGGCCCCGACTCCACGCTCAAGGACTGCGAGGTCGGGCCCGGTGCCAAGGTCGTGCGCACCCACGGCGAGCTCGCCGTGATCGGTGCGGGGGCCAACGTCGGGCCGTTCTCCTACCTGCGACCTGGCACGGTGCTGGGGGAGGGCGGCAAGATCGGCGCGTTCGTCGAGACCAAGAACGCCCGGATCGGCGACGGCGCCAAGGTGCCCCACCTGTCCTACGTCGGCGACGCCGAGATCGGCGAGCAGACCAACATCGGTGCGGGCACGATCTTCGCCAACTACGACGGGGTCGCCAAGCACCGCACCACGGTCGGGCGCCACGCCCGCACGGGCAGCAACAACACCTTCGTCGCCCCGGTCACGATCGGGGACGGCGCGGTGACCGGCGGTGGCACCGTCGTACGCCGGGACGTGCCGGCGGGCGCGCTGGCCGTCAACGACGTGCAGCAACGCGTCGTCGAGGGCTGGGTCCAGGAGCGGCGACCCGGCACGCCGGCCGCAGAGGCGGCTGGGGCTGCTGGGGCGGCCGTGGCGGGCGCCGACACCGGACGTGACCAGACCGACACGTCCCAGGGGGCGACCCGTGACGACGGATCACCTACCCCTGGGTGA